In one Lolium rigidum isolate FL_2022 chromosome 3, APGP_CSIRO_Lrig_0.1, whole genome shotgun sequence genomic region, the following are encoded:
- the LOC124698276 gene encoding probable calcium-binding protein CML27: METAPTKPSLSRKPSPSFRLRNGSLNALRLRRVFDLFDRNGDGEITLDEMESALDTLGLGADRAGLEATVGAYIPAGANGLGFNDFESLHRALGDALFGPIVEEEEAQKEGEDEDMKEAFRVFDENGDGFISAAELQAVLKKLGLAEARSLAAVQEMICNVDRDRDGQVDFGEFKTMMQGITVWGA, translated from the coding sequence ATGGAGACCGCTCCCACGAAGCCGTCCTTGTCCAGGAAGCCCTCGCCGTCGTTCCGCCTCCGCAACGGCAGCCTCAATGCCCTGCGCCTGCGCCGCGTGTTCGACCTCTTCGACCGCAACGGCGACGGCGAGATCACCCTCGACGAGATGGAGTCCGCGCTGGACACGCTCGGCCTCGGCGCCGACCGCGCCGGCCTGGAGGCCACCGTCGGCGCCTACATCCCGGCCGGCGCCAACGGCCTCGGCTTCAATGACTTCGAGAGCCTCCACCGCGCTCTCGGCGACGCACTCTTCGGCCCCatcgtggaggaggaggaggcccagaaGGAGGGCGAGGACGAGGACATGAAGGAGGCGTTCCGGGTGTTCGACGAGAACGGCGACGGCTTCATCTCCGCCGCCGAGCTGCAGGCCGTGCTCAAGAAGCTCGGCCTGGCGGAGGCGAGGAGCCTGGCCGCGGTGCAGGAGATGATCTGCAACGTCGACCGCGACCGCGACGGCCAGGTCGATTTCGGCGAGTTCAAGACCATGATGCAGGGGATCACCGTGTGGGGCGCTTGA